In Candidatus Omnitrophota bacterium, the genomic stretch TTGAATTCCAAGATATTGGACGAAAAACTGATAGGCATAGACGCGATAGCACTGGCCGAGCCTAAAACGAAACAGTTCCAGGCCGTAGTAGACGCGTTGAAGCTTCAGGGCAGGTCCTTGTTTATACTGGATATCGTGGATGAGAAGACAAGAAGAGCTTCCAGGAACATAGAGGGCGTCACATTAAAAAATTATAAGGATTTTAATCCGGTAGATGTATTGAATTGCAATACAGTTATAATGTCAAAAGTTGCGTTGGAAAAGATTCCCGAAAGACTTAAGGTTTAAGGTAAACATATGAAAAACCCGCATGACGTAGTAAAAGGTTTATTGAGGACGGAAAAAGGCGCTAACATGATGCCTTCGAATAAGTATCTTTTTTGGGTTGACTCAAGCTCCAATAAGATCGAGATACGCAAAGCTGTCGAAGACATATACAAGGTAAAAGTTAATAATGTAAACACTCTCACTGTTAAGGGAAAGCCGAAAAGGGTCAGATACGCTATGGGCAAGACATCCGACTGGAAGAAGGCTATAGTTACCTTAAAAGCGGGAGATAAGATAGACGTAGTCTAAAAAGGTAAATAATATGGGAATAAAGAAATATAAACCAACAACACCGGGATTAAGATGGGCGGCGCTCGCGGATTTCAGCGAGCTCACAAAAGGCAAGCCGGAGAAGGGTCTTCTGGCGCCATTAAAAAAATCGGGCGGCAGGGGCAATACAGGCCGTGTGACATCACGTCATAGAGGCGGCGGTCACAAGCGCATGTACAGGATAGTAGATTTTAAGCGTGACAAGCTGGATGTGACGGGCAAGGTCATGGCTATAGAATATGATCCTAACAGATCCGCGAGGCTTGCGCTTCTGCAGTACTCGGATGGAGAAAAACGCTATATAATAGCGCCGGTCGGAATAAATGTTAACGACGAACTGATGTCAGGCAAGAACGTGGAGATAAAAGTAGGCAACGCCGCGCCGTTGGAGACTATACCGCCGGGTATACCCATACACAATGTTGAATTTAAGAAAGGATCGGGCGCGAGGATAGCCCGTTCAGCAGGGAATTCCTGTATCATAATGGCAAAAGAGGGCGGATATGCCCACGTGAAGCTTCCCAGCGGAGAGATCAGACTTATAGGCCTGGATTGTTACGCTACGATAGGCCAGGTCGGCAACATAGAACATGAAGCGATATCTATAGGTAAAGCAGGCCGTTCAAGATGGCTGGGGAAGCGTCCGTATTCCAGAGGTGTCGCGAAGAACCCGCATGACCATCCGATGGGTGGCGGCGAAGGTAAAGCATCGGGCGGATTACCGAGAAGTCCGTGGGGACAATACGCGAAGGGTCTTAAGACGAGACACCACAAGAAACATTCCAGTAAGTATATAGTGAAGAGGAGAAAGTAATGTCAAGATCCACCAAGAAGGGCCCGTATGTAGATGAGAAGCTTCTGATAAAGGTTCAGAAGTCTACTATGGCAGGCGACAAGAAGCCGATAAAGACATGGGCAAGACGTTCTGTTATTACGCCTGATTTTGTAGGCGTTACATTATCGGTCCATAACGGTAGAAAATTTATTCCTGTGTATGTCACAGAGAACATGGTAGGGCACAAGGTCGGTGAATTCGCACCAACGAGAACATTCAAGAAACACGGTGCGGCTACAGAAGTATCAAGGGAGTTGACATAAAACGATGGTCTCAAGAGCCGTATTAAAATATGTAAGGTTATCACCAAGAAAATTCAGATTGATCATACCTTTGGTTAAGGGTAAGAGAGCCGAAGAGGCCATAGCGATACTTTCCGCGGTTAAGAAGAAAGCGTCAGGATACGGGATAGATCTGTTGAAATCCGCTATCGCGAATGCGAAAGTAAAGGTACAGGGCATTGATACATCTACATTATACATATCGAAGCTGGTTGCCGATCCCGGACCGATGCTTAAAAGGTTCAGGGCGGCGTCTATGGGTAGGGCGGGTTCTATACATAAACACACGAGCCATCTTACAATAGAGTTGGACGAAATAAAGCCTCAGACTGGTCATGCTGCCGGCGAGGTTAAGACAACGGCAAAAGCGGCAAAAGTTAAAAAGACGAAGATAGCCTCTGCGCCAAAAAAAGAGAGCAAAGAAAAAGAAACCGCGCATCACAAAGAAAAGAAGCCGAGCGCGCATAAAAAGTAAGAGGAATAATAATGGGTCAAAAAGTACACCCCTATGGTTTTAGAGTCGGATACATATATGACTGGAAGTCCAGATGGTTTTCCAACAAATATGATTTTCCGAAATTATTGATAGAGGATATTAAGCTGAGGAAGCACATAAAGAAAGCTCTTGCCTCTGCCGCGGTATCGAAAGTAGAAGTTGAGAGGGCAAGCGAGAAGATACGCGTGCTGATATTCAGCGCAAGGCCCGGTATAATCATAGGCAGGCGCGGAGCGGAGATCGAAAAGCTGAAAGAAGAGCTGGCGGGTATAACCGGCAAAGAAGTAATCATAGATATAAAAGAGATAAAAAATCCGAGCATCGACGCGCAGCTTGTAGCAGAGAACATAGCGGTCCAGATAGAAAAGCGTATTCCTCACAAGCGCGCGATGAAAAAGTCTATACAGGCCGCGCTGGATTCCGGCGCCAAAGGCGCCAAGATAATCTGTTCCGGCAGGCTGGGCGGCGCGGAAATAGCAAGGCGTGAAAGCTATAGGGTCGGCTCTATACCGGCGCAGACGCTCAGGGCGGATGTTGATTACGGATTCACCGAAGCGCTCACAAAATATGGGCTCATAGGCATAAAGGTGTGGATATACAAAGGTGATAAGATACTGGATAAGCAGGAAGAAGAGACTCCTGAAGACAAGAAGACAACCAAGCTTTAAGCTGTAAAAAGACAAGGAAAATAATCATGGCGATGATGCCCAAAAGAGTAAAGTTCAGAAAAGCGCAGCGCGGAAGGCGGCTGGGCACTTCATTTAGAGGCGCGACGCTTTCATTCGGCGAATTCGGCCTTAAAGCGATTGAGAACGGCTGGCTCAGTGACAGGCAGATAGAAGCTGCAAGAGTTACGCTGGCGCGTCATCTAAAAGGCGGCGGCAAGGTCTGGATAAGGGTATTTCCGGATCATCCGGTCACGAAGAAGCCGGCTGAAACAAGAATGGGTAAGGGCAAGGGCGATCCAAGCCATTGGGTGGCTGTTGTAAAGAAGGGTAAGATACTTTTTGAGATGGATGGCGTACCGGTGGAGCTGGCAAAAAGCTCTATGAGGGTAGCGGCATTTAAGATACCGATGAGAACCAAATTCATAACGAGGGCGCACAGTTAATATGATTAAAGTAAACGAATTAAGAAATATGACAGTAGATGAAATAAGGATCAAGGAAGAGAGCCTGAAGAAAGAACTCTATGCGCTGAGATCCGAAGCCGAGGCGGGAAGAATAGAGAAGCCTCATAAGATGAGCGAGATCCGCAGGGCGATAGCGCGCTGTGAAACGATCATACGGGAGAAGGGTAATGCAAAAAAGTAGCGATAGGAATAGGCGCAAAACGCGCATCGGCACAGTTAAGAGCAACAAGATGAATAAGACGATCACCGTTGTAGTAGATAAGGTTTCACATCACGCGGTCTATGACAGGCTGATGAGAAGCAAAACCACTTTCAAGGCGCACGATGAGAAAAATGAAGCCAAGGTAGGCGATACCGTAAAGATAGAAGAGACGAGACCCATATCTAAGACGAAGAGATGGAGACTGGTCGAAGTAATTAAAAAGTAGCAATTCGAAGGTAAAATATGATTAGAATGAGAACGATTTTGGATGTAGCGGATAACACAGGGGCGCGCAAGGCGTCTATGATAGGCGTTATCGGCCGCGGCAACAGGCGTTTCGCCAATATTGGCGATGTGATAACATGTAACATAAAAGAAGCTACTCCCGACGCGATTGTTAAAGACCACGAAGTTTGCAAGGGGGTTGTTGTTAGAGTTGCGGCCCCGATTAAAAGGCCGGATGGAAGCATCTTAAGATTTGACAGGAACGCCATTGTCATAATAGATGCTCAGTTAAACCCAAGGGGAACGAGAATATTCGGGCCCGTCGCGAGAGAACTTAGAGATAAAAATTTCATGAAGATAATTTCTCTTGCCCCGGAGGTCATATAAGATGAACAAGATAAAGAAGAACGACACAGTATACGTTATCACTGGTAAGGATAGAGGAAAGACAGGCAGGGTTTTTAAGGTATATACGGGCGAGGGAAGGGCTCTTGTTGAAGGCATAAATTATGTGAAGAAGCACGCGCGCAAATCACAGGCGAACCCGCAGGGCGGAATAATACAGCAGGAAAGCGCCATACAGATCTCCAACCTGGCTCTTTTATGTAAGACATGCAATAAGCCGGCGCGTATAGGAATAAATGTTTTGGCTGACGGCACAAAATCAAGATTCTGCAAACGCTGTAAAGAGGTAATATCATAATGGAAAAATCAAGACTGCTTGAAGCATACAGGAAAAATATAGTTCCTGAAATGGTGAAGACGTTCGGCTATAAGAATAGCATGCAGGTTCCGAAGCTCAAGAAGATAGTTATAAACGTAGGCCTGGGTGAAGCTACGCAGGATGTTAAGCTGCTTGAGGCCGCGCAAAATGAGCTTGCCGCTATAACGGGGCAAAAGCCGGTTACAACACGCGCGAAGAAGGCCATCGCTAACTTTAAGATCAGAAAAGGTTCGGCGATAGGATGCAAAGTCACGTTAAGGCGTTTGATGATGTATGAATTTCTTGACAGGATGGTATCAGTGGCCATCCCCAGGATAAGAGACTTCAGAGGGCTGCCTTCAAACTCTTTTGATGAACACGGAAATTATTCATTTGGACTTAATGAGCAAGTTGTATTTCCGGAAGTAGATGTTGATAAAATCACAAAAGTCCATGGTATGGACATAACGATAGTAACGGATGCTAAGACAAAAAAAGAGGCTTTCGAGCTTTTAAAATTGTTCGGAATGCCGTTTAAAAAGTAAGGGAAATATGGCAAAGACATCGTTAATAGTAAAGCAGCAGAGGACACCGAAATTTAAAGTGCGTAAGTACAATAGGTGCAGACTCTGCGGAAGGCCGCGCGGATTCATGAGACGTTTCCAGGTCTGCAGAATTTGTTTCAGGGAGCTTGCGTCAAGAGGAGAGATCCCGGGCGTGGTAAAATCGAGCTGGTAGTAAAAAAGCTTAATAGGAGATGATAGATGGCAGTTACAGATTCTGTTGCGGATATGCTTACAATTATAAGGAACGGAAGCTTCGCGAAGAAAGATATCGTTGAAGTCAGAGGTTCAAAATTATCAGAAGAGATTTTGAACATTTTTAAAAAAGAGAGCTTCATATCGAATTATAAGCTTATTAAGGATAACAAGCAGGGCATCCTGCGTGTATATTTGAAATACGCCAAGAGCGGAGCGCCTGCGATACTCGGTATAAAAAGGATCTCAAGGCCGGGATTAAGGCTATATAAACAGGCGGACGAACTTCCAAAAGTTTATGGCGGGCTTGGAGTGGCTGTAATTTCCACATCCAGCGGTTTAATGACGGACAATCAGGCAAGGGAGAAGAAAGTGGGCGGAGAAGTTCTCTGCTACATTTGGTGATAATATGTCAAGAATAGGAAAAAAACCAGTAGATCTGCCGGTCGGCGTAAAGGCTGCCGTTGCGAATAACGTGATAACGCTTGAAGGCGCAAAGGGCAAGCTAAGTTATGATATTCCGGCAAAATTTAAAGTTGAAGTAAAAGACAATAAGGTTATTGTAACGCGTCCTTCCGATGAAAAGCAGGACAGGGCCACTCATGGACTTATACGCAGCCTGGTAAATAATATGGCTATAGGAGTTTCCGCCGGGTATCAGAAAGACCTTGAGATCGTAGGCGTAGGTTTTAAGGCCGCGGTCCAGGGAAAAATTCTGAATATCCAGTTAAGTTATACGCATCCGATAAATTTTAATATACCGGAGGGCATAACAGTTGAAACACCTAAGCCTACCAGTATAATTATAAAGGGTGTAGACAAGACCAAGGTCGGAGAGGTTGCCGCGAAGATACGAGGTTTTTACAGACCCGAGCCTTACAAGGGCAAAGGTATAAAGTATGTCGGTGAACATGTCAGGCGCAAAGCCGGGAAGGCCGTAGCAGGCGCGGGCGGCGGCGGAGCGTAATAAAATTTAAGGTATAAATACTATGAAGAAGTGGGTTGAAATAAAAGGCAGAGAAAAAAGACATAAGCGCATACGCAGGAAGATCGTCGGGACCAAGGAAAGGCCCAGGCTAAGCGTGCGGCGCAGCACAAATCATCTCTATGCTCAGATTGTAGATGATACGGCAGGCAAGACTATTGTGCAGTTGTCCACAATGTCCAAAGATATGAAGGACAAGGTTTCCAAGAGCGCCGGTAATGTCAAGGGGGCGGCTTTGTTGGGTGCCGCGCTTGCTGAAAAGTGCAAGAAAGAGGGAATCACAAAAGTCGTATTTGATAGAGCCGGTTATCTGTACCATGGCAGGGTAAAAGCGCTTGCAGAAGCGGCGCGAAAAGGCGGTTTGAGTTTTTAAATTTAAAAGAGGGTGAGGACCAAATTGGCAAATAGCGATACTAACGAAAAAAAAGATACTCAGAGCCCGGCTAAAGAGCGGGCGCCGGAGGCTTCAAGACCGGCTCAAGGCCAAAGAAGACGCGGCCGCATGCCGTATGGCAGAGGCGAAGAAGGCAAAGAGTTAATTGAAAAAGTGGTAACTATAAAGAGAGTCGCTAAAGTCGTAAAAGGCGGACGCAAGTTCTCTTTTAACGCGCTTGTGGTAGCCGGTGACGGAAAAGGCAATGTTGGATTGGGTTTTGGAAAAGGTAATGAAGTTGCCGACGCTATAAGGAAGGGTTTGAACGATGCCAAGAAAAACTTCTTTCCTGTTCCAATGAGAGGCACTACCATTCCGCACGAGATTATAGGCCATTTCAAGGCGGCTCAAGTGTTGCTGAAGCCGGCCAGGCCGGGAACGGGCGTAATAGCGGGCGGTGCCGTAAGGGCTATATGTGAAGCATCGGGAATTAAGGATATTTTAACCAAGAGCCTTGGCTCTGACGCGTCGTTGAACGTGCTGAAGGCCACCATAGAGGGATTGAAGAACTTAAGGCTTGAAAGAAAAATAGAGAAAGAGGATTAAAGAGGTATATTTAAGATGAATATGAACGAGATAGGAGCTCCTAAGGGGGCGCACAGGAATACGAAAAGACGCGGCAGGGGTTCAGGTTCCGGACACGGGAAGACCTCGTGCAGGGGCCGCAAGGGCGCCAAAAAGCGCTCCGGCAGGACAACGCGCCCGGGTTTTGAAGGCGGACAGATGCAGCTGGTGAGACGTATACCCAAAAGAGGGTTTAACGCCCCATTTAGCAATGAGTACCAGGTTGTTAATGTGGAGTCGTTAAATAGATTCAGGGAAAACTCAACAGTTGGCCCTAAGGAAATGAAGCATGCCGGCCTTATCGGCAGCGAGATCGAAAGAATAAAGATATTGGGCGCCGGTGATCTTAAAAAAATTCTTACAGTAAAAGCGCATAAGATTTCTGAAAGCGCGAAAAAGAAGTTTGAATCGGCAGGCGCAAAATTTGAGGTTTTGGCTTAATGCTTGAAGCCTTTATAAATACCGTAAAGATACCTGATCTACGCAAGAAGATATTTTTGACTCTTGCGTTGATAGCGGTTTACAGAATAGGTACCTACATACCGACGCCCGGTGTCGACGGCGCGAAGTTGGCGGTATTTTTCAATAATCTGGCCCGCACTCAGGGCGGAGCGCTCTTTGGCATAATGAATATGTTTTCCGGCGGCGCTATATCGCGTCTTACGATATTTGCGCTCGGGATAATGCCGTATATATCGGCGTCTATCATTCTGCAGCTATTAACCGCTGTCGTACCGGCTCTTGAAAGGCTTGCTAAAGAGGGTGAGGCCGGACAGAAGAAGATAGTGCAATATACAAGATACGGGACGGTCCTTCTGGCCGTAGTCCAGTCTTTCTTTATAGCTGTGTGGCTCGAAAATCCGGCGAGGTTCCAGGGCCTGCAGATAGTCCAGTTCCCGGGATGGTCATTCAGGATACTTACTGTTATAACCCTTACCAGCGGCACCGCGTTTATCATGTGGCTGGGCGAGCAGATACAGGAATATGGCATAGGTAACGGTATGTCGCTGATAATCACGGCCGGTATCATATCGCGTATCCCTACAGCGCTCTATCAGGTATGGTCATTATTCTCACCATTTGCGCCGGAGAAGGCACAGCTCGATCCATTCACGCTGATATTGATGATAGTGATGCTCGTAGGTGTTATCGCGGCGGTTATAGTGATTACCCAGGGGCAGCGCAAGATTCCGATACAATATGCCAAGCGCGTTATAGGCAGGAAGGTTTACGGCGGGCAGTCCACATTTATACCATTAAGGGTAAACCAGGGCGGAGTTATACCTATAATATTCGCGCAGAGCATAATACTATTTCCCGCGACTATAGCGGGCTTTATCCCTAATAAGACATTTCAGGACATAGCAATGTCTTTAACAAAAGGCGAGTGGGTTTACAATATTTCGTATTCAGTCCTGATAGTATTTTTCGCGTATTTTTACGCGGCAATAACATTTAACCCCGTAGATGTAGCCGATAACATGAAGAAGCACGGCGGATTTATACCGGGGATAAGGCCGGGAAAGCAGACGGCGGAATATCTGGATTTTATCATGACCAGGATAACCTTGCCGGGCTCTTTGTTTCTGGCCCTTATAGCGGTATTCCCGAGTATCATTTCAAATTGGCTTAAGATACCGTATCTTGTGGCAAGTTTCTTCGGCGGCACGGGATTGCTGATTATCGTCGGTGTCATGTTAGACACCATGAAACAGATAGAGTCGCACCTTTTGATGAGGCATTATGAAGGCTTCATGAAAAAAGGTAAAATAAAGTCAAGAAGGTAGTTAAATTGAAGATAGTTTTGTTGGGCGCGCCGGGCGCGGGAAAAGGTACTCAAGGAGTCGTTCTTTCACGAAATTACAAGATAGCGCATATTTCCACGGGCGATATATTGAGAGAAGCCGTTAAGCTCGGCACTGCTTTAGGCAAGAAGGCCAAGTCCTATATGGATAAAGGCGAACTGGTTCCCGATGAAGTTGTTACGGGAATAGTCGTCCAGCGCCTTGCCAAAGAAGATACCAAAAAAGGCTTTATTCTCGACGGGTTTCCCAGGACGTTAAACCAGGCCCAGGATCTTGATAAAGAACTTAATAAGATATCCAGCGGCATAGATATGGTGTTATATTTTGATATTCCCGAAGCGATCGCCATAGAGAGATTGACCGGCCGCAGGGTATGCAGAAAGTGTGGCGCAAATTACCATGTTAAAAATATACCGACTAAGAAAGAAGGTATATGCGATAAGTGCGGCGGCGAAATATATCAGAGGCAGGATGACACTATCGATACTGTCAAGAATAGATTAAAAGTTTACGAGGGCCAGACACGCCCATTAGTAGATTATTATACGAAAAAAGATATTTTGAAGAAGGTATCCGGGGCACTGGACGTTAACGAATTGTTTAAGGAGCTTTCCCGGATTTTTTCTGATGCACGGCTTGCATGATAATATTGAGAAGCGCCGAAGAGGTAGGGCAGATTAGGAAAGCCGGTTCGATCGTCGCGGCAACATTGGAAAGATTAAAAAAAGACGCGAAGGCCGGTGTAGCTACGGAAGAATTAGACAGAATTGCCGTAGAAGAGATAGCAAAACGCGGCGGACATGCCGCATTTAAGAATTATAAAGGGTATCCGGCGAATATATGCACATCAATAAACGAAGCTGTAGTGCATGGGATACCATCCGATAGACGTCTTGCGGACGGCGACATATTGAGCATAGACATAGGAGTAAGATACGGAAATTTCTTTGCTGACGCGGCGATCACGGTAGGCATAGGCAGCATAAGCGATACAGCAAAGAAGCTTATAAGTGTTACCCAGGAAGCTCTTTATCAGGGAATCAAGAACGCCAGGACGGGTAAGAGATTATCGGATATATCGGCAAGCGTTCAGTCATACGTTGAATCGAACGGTTTTAGTGTTGTCAGGGCTTTTGTAGGGCATGGCATAGGCGAGAAGATACACGAAGAGCCGGAGATACCCAACTATGGCGCTCCAAATAAAGGAGTAAGGCTGGAGCCGGGGATGATACTGGCTATAGAGCCCATGGTGAATGCCGGTACATTTGAAGTTGAAGTGCTGGATGATGGTTGGACAGCGGTTACTTTAGACAGGTCTTTATCAGCGCATTTTGAGCATACCATAGCGGTGAGAAATGGCGAGGCTCAGATATTAACGGCAGTATAAGGAATAGGTCATGTCAAATAAAGAAGAACCAATTACATTAGATGGGAAAGTTTTAGAGACTCTGCCCAATGCTATGTTCAGGGTAGAACTTCCCAATGGCCACAAGGTTCTTGCGCATGTATCGGGAAAGATGAGAATGAATTTCATAAGGATACTTCCGGGAGACACGGTGACTTTAGAGTTGTCTCCATACGATCTTTCAAGAGGAAGAATTATCCGAAGGGAAAAATAGGAGTTTAATAATGAAAGTAAGAGCAAGCGTGAAAAAGATTTGTCCAAAATGTAAGGTTGTGCGCAGAAAAGGCAACATTATGATTATCTGTGATAACCCAAAGCATAAGCAGAGACAGGGTTAAGTTATAAATTAGGAGGAAGAAGTGCCAAGAATAATCGGTGTTGACATTCCGAAAGAGAAGAGGATTGAGATATCTTTGATGTACATCTACGGTATCGGCCGTGCTGTATCCAATAAAATTTTGAAGTTGGCGAATATCAGTCCGGATAAGAGAGCAAAGGATCTTACCGAAGAGGAAGTTGCGCGTCTTTCGTCGATTATACAGAAAGACTATAGGGTAGAGGGGGACTTAAGAAGGGATATATCAGCCAATATAAAGAGGCTTATAGATATAGGCGCCTACAGGGGTCTCCGTCATAGAAGAGGACTGCCTGTACGCGGACAGAGGACAAAAACTAACGCGAGAACAAGGAAAGGTCCGAGGAAGACCGTCGGAATAGTAAGGCAGACTGCGAAGAAGACGGCACCAGCGGCCGGAGAAGGGGCAAAGGGTAAATAAAGATGGCAGAACAACAACAGCAGCAACAACAGCAAAAAAAAGGTAAATTCAAGAAGAGCAAAAAAGCGGTGAAGGCTCCGCCAAGCGGCATAGCCCATATTCTTGCCACATTCAATAATACGATAGTTACTATCGCTGACAAGCAGGGAAACGCGATATCATGGGCTTCCACCGGAAGTGTCGGATTCAAAGGTTCGAAGAAGTCCACGCCTTTCGCGGCGGGTATGGCTGCGGAATCCGCGGCTAAAAAGGCCGCAGAGCGCGGAGTAAAAGAAGTCGAAGTATATGTTAAAGGTCCCGGCGCGGGAAGAGAATCAGCGATAAGGTCCATACAGTCGGCGGGAATCACGATAAGGGCGATAAGGGATGTTACTCCTATACCTCACAACGGCTGTCGTCCGCAGAAGAGAAGGAGAGTGTAATGGCTAGATATACAGGGCCGACATGCAGATTGTGCAGGCGAGAAGGGCAAAAATTATTTTTAAAAGGCACGCGTTGCTCTACGGAAAAATGCGCCGTGTCGCGAAGGGCTTTTGCGCCGGGTCAGCACGGGCAGGGTCAGATGAGAAGGAAAGAGTCCAACTATGGCACTCAGCTTAGAGAAAAGCAGAAGGTAAAGAGAATATACGGAATTTTGGAAGCCCAATTCAGGCATTATTTCAGGATAGCGGAACGCTCAAAAGGCGTAACGGGCATAATGTTATTACAGCTTCTGGAAAGACGCCTGGACAATGTTGTATTCAGAATGAATTTAGCTACTTCCAGATCCGAAGCCAGAGAGCTTGTTCAGCACGGATTTGTTTATGTGAATAATAAGAGAGTCGATATACCTTCGTTCACGGTAAAGGTCGGTAATGCGATATCGGTAAAGCCAAAGAAGGAACCGATGTCCAAGGTGCTTAAAGATAGAAGAGAGATCCTTGCGGATAGATTGATACCTAAGTGGCTGGAAGTTGATAAAGAAGAATTCAAGGCAAAAGTAGTTGATGTGCCGACCAAAGAAGATATAGGATTCCCGATACAGGAACAGCTGATCGTTGAGTTGTATTCCAAGTAATTCTGCTTCGCCATTCAACGAATAAAACTCGGGCATGGCTTCGCAGGAATAAATTGAAAAAATAGGAGAAGATATATATGGGAATAAGCATGAAGAATTTCGAAATGCCGAAGAGATTGGTCCTGGATGAGTCTACCGCCACGGCTGATTACGGCAAATTTGTAGCGGAGCCTTTTGAGAGAGGCTACGGCATGACGATAGGAAATTCTTTGAGAAGAGTCCTCATCTCGTCTATAGAAGGTACCGCGGTCACCAGTATAAAGATAGACGGTGTACAGCATGAATTTTCGACTGTTAAAGGCGTGGTGGAGGATGTTTCTCAGATAATATTGAATATAAAGAAACTGATACTGCGCTCGCACTTCAAGACGCCCAAGCCGATATATATAGAGGTTGAGAAGAAAGGTGAAGTTACGGCTAAGGATATAAAGACGGACGAAACGGTAGAAATAATAAATCCGAATCTGCATATCTGCACGCTTACGAAAGAGACGAAGCTTAGCATAGAGATGCAGGTTGCCCGCGGCAGGGGCTATGTGCCGGCAGACAGGAATAAGAAGGAAGGCCAGGCCATAGGCGTTATACCTGTCGACTCTATATTTACGCCTGTAAAAAAGGTAAACTTCTCCGTCGAGGCTACGAGAGTCGGGCAGATAACGGACTACGATAAGCTTATAGTGGAGATATGGACGAATGGTTCAATAGCCCCGAAAGAGGCCCTTCTATACGCTTCTAACATATTTCAGAGGCACCTGGATATATTTGTCAATTTCGGAAAACTTCCCGAAGAAGAAGAGGTTCCGGAGGAGACGGAAGAGCAGAAATTATTAAGAGAGAAGATGAAGGTGCCGATATCTGAACTGGAACTTTCAGTGAGAAGTTCTAACTGTCTTAAGGAAGCCAGGATAAAGACGATAGGCGATCTTGTTAGGAAGTCCGAACTGGATATGCTTCAGTATAGAAACTTTGGTAAAAAATCTTTGGCCGAAATAAAGAAGGTCATTGTTGATATGGGATTGTCGCTGGGTATGAAGGTGGAAGGCGGCAAAAAATCTAAAGAAGAGTCGGAAGAGTAAGAGGGTTAAATGAGACATCATAAGGGGAACAGAAAATTAGGAATGCAGACGAGCCACAGGAAAGCGTTTATGCGCAATATGGCCCGTAACATTATAAAGTTCGAAAAGATAGAGACTACTTCCAGGCGCGCTAAAGAAGCAAGGCGCGTAGTGGAAAAGCTGATAACTTTAAGCAAGACCGATACGGTATTTTCACGTCGGCGGGCATATGATGTCCTTGCCGATAGGGATCTTGTTATGAAGCTATTCAAGGATCTCGCGCCGTTATTCTCAAAGAGATCCAGCGGTTTTACGCGTATAATACCTCTTGGTTTTAGACGCGGCGATGGCGCCCAAATGGTAATATTGGAGCTTACCGAAAGAAAGATCATCGAGAAACTGCCCAAGAAGAAGAAAGAGAAGGCAAAGGTCGAAGCGCCAAAAGCCAAAGAAGTTGTGGAAGAAAAGATAGAAAAAGAGCATGCGGCCAAGCATAAAGAGGAGATGAAGGAAGAACAGAAGTCGAGAGCCGTTCCTAAGTCCAAGCCTACTTTTGCTGAAGAGAAGAGGACCGAGAAGGCG encodes the following:
- the rplW gene encoding 50S ribosomal protein L23, which encodes MKNPHDVVKGLLRTEKGANMMPSNKYLFWVDSSSNKIEIRKAVEDIYKVKVNNVNTLTVKGKPKRVRYAMGKTSDWKKAIVTLKAGDKIDVV
- the rplB gene encoding 50S ribosomal protein L2, giving the protein MGIKKYKPTTPGLRWAALADFSELTKGKPEKGLLAPLKKSGGRGNTGRVTSRHRGGGHKRMYRIVDFKRDKLDVTGKVMAIEYDPNRSARLALLQYSDGEKRYIIAPVGINVNDELMSGKNVEIKVGNAAPLETIPPGIPIHNVEFKKGSGARIARSAGNSCIIMAKEGGYAHVKLPSGEIRLIGLDCYATIGQVGNIEHEAISIGKAGRSRWLGKRPYSRGVAKNPHDHPMGGGEGKASGGLPRSPWGQYAKGLKTRHHKKHSSKYIVKRRK
- the rpsS gene encoding 30S ribosomal protein S19 codes for the protein MSRSTKKGPYVDEKLLIKVQKSTMAGDKKPIKTWARRSVITPDFVGVTLSVHNGRKFIPVYVTENMVGHKVGEFAPTRTFKKHGAATEVSRELT
- the rplV gene encoding 50S ribosomal protein L22 — encoded protein: MVSRAVLKYVRLSPRKFRLIIPLVKGKRAEEAIAILSAVKKKASGYGIDLLKSAIANAKVKVQGIDTSTLYISKLVADPGPMLKRFRAASMGRAGSIHKHTSHLTIELDEIKPQTGHAAGEVKTTAKAAKVKKTKIASAPKKESKEKETAHHKEKKPSAHKK
- the rpsC gene encoding 30S ribosomal protein S3 — translated: MGQKVHPYGFRVGYIYDWKSRWFSNKYDFPKLLIEDIKLRKHIKKALASAAVSKVEVERASEKIRVLIFSARPGIIIGRRGAEIEKLKEELAGITGKEVIIDIKEIKNPSIDAQLVAENIAVQIEKRIPHKRAMKKSIQAALDSGAKGAKIICSGRLGGAEIARRESYRVGSIPAQTLRADVDYGFTEALTKYGLIGIKVWIYKGDKILDKQEEETPEDKKTTKL
- the rplP gene encoding 50S ribosomal protein L16, with protein sequence MMPKRVKFRKAQRGRRLGTSFRGATLSFGEFGLKAIENGWLSDRQIEAARVTLARHLKGGGKVWIRVFPDHPVTKKPAETRMGKGKGDPSHWVAVVKKGKILFEMDGVPVELAKSSMRVAAFKIPMRTKFITRAHS
- the rpmC gene encoding 50S ribosomal protein L29; translation: MIKVNELRNMTVDEIRIKEESLKKELYALRSEAEAGRIEKPHKMSEIRRAIARCETIIREKGNAKK
- the rpsQ gene encoding 30S ribosomal protein S17; its protein translation is MQKSSDRNRRKTRIGTVKSNKMNKTITVVVDKVSHHAVYDRLMRSKTTFKAHDEKNEAKVGDTVKIEETRPISKTKRWRLVEVIKK
- the rplN gene encoding 50S ribosomal protein L14: MIRMRTILDVADNTGARKASMIGVIGRGNRRFANIGDVITCNIKEATPDAIVKDHEVCKGVVVRVAAPIKRPDGSILRFDRNAIVIIDAQLNPRGTRIFGPVARELRDKNFMKIISLAPEVI
- the rplX gene encoding 50S ribosomal protein L24, which encodes MNKIKKNDTVYVITGKDRGKTGRVFKVYTGEGRALVEGINYVKKHARKSQANPQGGIIQQESAIQISNLALLCKTCNKPARIGINVLADGTKSRFCKRCKEVIS
- the rplE gene encoding 50S ribosomal protein L5, which translates into the protein MEKSRLLEAYRKNIVPEMVKTFGYKNSMQVPKLKKIVINVGLGEATQDVKLLEAAQNELAAITGQKPVTTRAKKAIANFKIRKGSAIGCKVTLRRLMMYEFLDRMVSVAIPRIRDFRGLPSNSFDEHGNYSFGLNEQVVFPEVDVDKITKVHGMDITIVTDAKTKKEAFELLKLFGMPFKK